One window of the Lysobacter sp. S4-A87 genome contains the following:
- the ftsH gene encoding ATP-dependent zinc metalloprotease FtsH translates to MNDLAKNLLLWVIVAVVLMVVFQAFGPRAAGSETLAYDQFVQQVQQDRVKEVKIGDDRTTINGERKDGSKFVTYSPGDEYLINDLISHKVAIDQAPPQSGPSLLYIIINVLPWLLFIGIWVYFMRQMQQGGSKGAMSFGRSRAKLQGEDQVKVTLADVAGCDEAKEEVGELVEFLRDPSKFQKLGGKIPRGVLMVGPPGTGKTLLARAIAGEAKVPFFSISGSDFVEMFVGVGASRVRDMFEQAKKHAPCIIFIDEIDAVGRHRGAGLGGGHDEREQTLNQLLVEMDGFEGGEGVIVIAATNRPDVLDPALLRPGRFDRQVVVGLPDVKGREQILRVHMRKLPLHDDVEPMTIARGTPGFSGADLANLCNEAALFAARENAKDVRMEHFDKARDKILMGAERRSMAMSEDEKKLTAYHEAGHAIVGRMVPEHDPVYKVTIIPRGRALGVTMYLPEGDKYSYNRTAIESQLCSLYGGRVAEELIFGVDKVTTGASNDIERATKMARNMVTKWGLSELGPITFGEEEDEVFLGRSVTQHKNVSNETARKIDEVVRDILDRAYGRTTEILKDNLDKLHAMADALLLYETIDAHQIDDIMAGRVPGPPADWSKSGKTSKDDGERPGAIGGPAAQT, encoded by the coding sequence ATGAACGACTTGGCCAAGAATCTGCTGCTCTGGGTAATCGTCGCCGTCGTGCTGATGGTGGTGTTCCAGGCGTTCGGACCGCGCGCGGCAGGCAGCGAAACGCTCGCCTACGACCAGTTCGTCCAGCAGGTGCAGCAGGACCGGGTGAAGGAGGTCAAGATCGGCGACGATCGGACCACCATCAACGGCGAGCGCAAGGACGGCAGCAAGTTCGTCACCTACAGCCCCGGCGACGAATACCTCATCAACGACCTGATCTCGCACAAGGTCGCCATCGACCAGGCGCCGCCGCAGAGCGGGCCGTCGCTGCTCTACATCATCATCAACGTCCTGCCCTGGCTGCTGTTCATCGGCATCTGGGTGTACTTCATGCGGCAGATGCAGCAGGGCGGCAGCAAGGGCGCGATGAGCTTCGGCCGTTCGCGCGCCAAGCTGCAGGGCGAGGACCAGGTCAAGGTGACCCTGGCCGACGTCGCCGGCTGCGATGAAGCCAAGGAAGAAGTCGGCGAACTCGTCGAGTTCCTGCGCGACCCGTCCAAGTTCCAGAAGCTCGGCGGCAAGATCCCGCGCGGCGTGCTGATGGTCGGTCCGCCCGGCACCGGCAAGACCCTGCTGGCCCGCGCCATCGCCGGCGAGGCCAAGGTGCCGTTCTTCAGCATTTCCGGTTCCGACTTCGTCGAGATGTTCGTCGGCGTCGGCGCCAGCCGCGTGCGCGACATGTTCGAGCAGGCCAAGAAGCACGCGCCGTGCATCATCTTCATCGACGAAATCGACGCCGTCGGTCGCCATCGCGGCGCCGGCCTGGGCGGTGGTCATGACGAGCGCGAGCAGACCCTGAACCAGTTGCTGGTCGAGATGGACGGCTTCGAGGGTGGCGAGGGCGTGATCGTGATCGCCGCGACCAACCGTCCCGACGTGCTCGACCCGGCGCTGCTGCGCCCGGGCCGTTTCGATCGCCAGGTCGTGGTCGGCCTGCCGGACGTGAAGGGCCGCGAGCAGATCCTGCGCGTGCACATGCGCAAGCTGCCGCTGCACGACGACGTCGAGCCGATGACGATTGCCCGTGGCACCCCCGGTTTCTCCGGCGCCGACCTGGCCAACCTCTGCAACGAGGCGGCCCTGTTCGCGGCGCGCGAGAACGCCAAGGACGTGCGCATGGAGCACTTCGACAAGGCGCGCGACAAGATCCTGATGGGCGCCGAGCGCCGCTCGATGGCGATGAGCGAGGACGAGAAGAAGCTGACCGCCTACCACGAGGCCGGCCACGCGATCGTCGGCCGCATGGTTCCGGAGCACGATCCGGTCTACAAGGTCACGATCATTCCGCGCGGTCGCGCGCTGGGCGTGACGATGTACCTGCCGGAAGGCGACAAGTACAGCTACAACCGCACCGCGATCGAGTCGCAGTTGTGCTCGCTGTACGGCGGCCGCGTCGCCGAGGAGCTGATCTTCGGTGTCGACAAGGTCACGACAGGTGCGTCCAACGACATCGAGCGTGCGACCAAGATGGCGCGCAACATGGTCACCAAGTGGGGTCTGTCCGAGCTGGGGCCGATCACGTTTGGCGAGGAAGAGGACGAGGTGTTCCTTGGCCGGTCGGTGACGCAGCACAAGAACGTCTCCAACGAGACTGCGCGCAAGATCGACGAGGTCGTGCGCGACATCCTCGACCGGGCCTACGGTCGCACCACGGAAATCCTCAAGGACAACCTCGACAAGCTGCACGCGATGGCCGATGCGCTGCTGCTGTACGAGACCATCGACGCGCACCAGATCGACGACATCATGGCCGGCCGTGTGCCGGGCCCGCCGGCGGACTGGTCCAAGTCGGGCAAGACGTCGAAGGACGATGGCGAGCGTCCGGGTGCGATTGGCGGGCCTGCGGCGCAGACCTGA